One part of the Anaerolineae bacterium genome encodes these proteins:
- the arfB gene encoding aminoacyl-tRNA hydrolase — protein sequence MIKITPTIQLDENEIQENFVRASGPGGQNVNKVDTAVQLRFNVANSPSLSDPIRKRLLHLSRRRITDEGVLIIEAKRFRSQERNREDARQRLVDLIRQAAKPLKVRRKTKPTRASHEQRLQKKRHRSEIKRARQSPPQE from the coding sequence ATGATCAAAATCACTCCAACCATTCAACTTGACGAAAACGAAATTCAAGAAAACTTTGTGCGGGCGTCGGGGCCGGGCGGTCAAAATGTTAACAAGGTAGATACTGCCGTGCAACTCCGTTTTAACGTGGCAAATTCGCCGTCGCTATCAGACCCAATCCGCAAACGGCTGCTGCACCTGTCCCGCCGCCGCATCACCGACGAGGGCGTGTTAATCATCGAGGCCAAACGTTTCCGCTCGCAAGAGCGCAACCGGGAGGATGCACGCCAGCGCCTGGTTGACCTGATCCGCCAGGCGGCCAAACCCCTCAAAGTCCGGCGCAAAACCAAACCCACTCGCGCTTCACATGAACAGCGCTTGCAAAAGAAGCGCCATCGCAGTGAAATTAAACGCGCCCGCCAATCTCCCCCTCAAGAATAG
- a CDS encoding glycosyltransferase family 39 protein — protein sequence MKKVNLPEKRIDLTGLAACLSLALAFRLPGLAVFLTADESRSWLGRSIIFLNSLARGDWANTAPGGSVPFIQNVSLSPAPGVTTMWAGALGLILAYVQQGATVSLPQFLAKVPFDPLDPAMLFYLRLPGVLVAGLVVGLTYWWSRPWLGGWGAFLAAGLLALDPFYLALSRVLGHDAPVAAFMWLSLLAFLRAMAAGSNEPSARSPLASVLPHPFLLLSGALAGLAFLSKYPALFMGPFIAGAMLFIYLGQAHAEQAALKQWLIHLAGWSVAAGVAFMLFWPAMWVNPLGPITTILNDALRASGSAHQKGSFFLGQPVPDPGLLFYPLVAWLRSSPLVLGGLALSLWPLLQSLLRRRKKNIPLSLLSPPPSLLFISCLWTYILLYTLLVTYGGKKQDRYLLPAFPAMITLAAVGYVYVSRITYHASRITLYVPRPKWLVLVTLLLLQIGLVYPSYPYYFSYYNPLAGGARAAARLIQVGWGEGLDQAAAYLNTLPHAESSRATSWYSTTFEPYFKGRAIYKIEEEKISRSAKPGIAADYVVFYLNQIQRRLPSEGVLAYFQQQEPLHTVVLNGQEYAWIYAAPGVSNILAGEARLVGQAELLGYTLSDEAGRPVTAAYPESVVFLSLYWEWQGKAETEPIQLSLVDADGNTRGWGNRIETAAPIPYAQWQDGMIARDDFALVIFADTPPGEYRLAAWIERPATGETVGVFPLENEAMVRVAPRPPE from the coding sequence TTGAAGAAAGTAAATCTGCCTGAAAAAAGAATTGACCTGACGGGCCTGGCCGCCTGCCTGAGCCTGGCCCTGGCTTTTCGACTGCCCGGGCTGGCCGTTTTTTTAACCGCCGATGAGTCTCGCTCTTGGTTGGGGCGCTCAATTATTTTTCTCAACTCCCTGGCCCGCGGAGATTGGGCCAACACCGCGCCGGGAGGCTCCGTACCCTTTATCCAAAATGTCTCCCTCAGCCCGGCCCCCGGGGTTACCACCATGTGGGCCGGGGCGTTGGGCCTTATATTAGCTTACGTTCAACAGGGGGCCACTGTTTCGCTGCCGCAATTTTTGGCCAAAGTCCCGTTTGACCCCCTTGATCCGGCCATGCTCTTTTACTTGCGGTTGCCGGGGGTATTGGTGGCCGGATTGGTCGTTGGTTTGACCTACTGGTGGAGCCGGCCCTGGCTTGGCGGGTGGGGCGCGTTTTTAGCCGCCGGGCTGCTGGCCCTGGACCCCTTTTATCTGGCGCTTTCCCGCGTGCTGGGCCACGACGCGCCGGTGGCCGCTTTTATGTGGCTTTCCCTCCTGGCCTTTCTCCGCGCCATGGCCGCCGGCTCAAATGAACCCTCTGCCCGCTCGCCGCTTGCCTCTGTTCTCCCGCATCCCTTTCTCCTGCTCTCCGGCGCTTTGGCCGGGCTGGCCTTTCTCTCCAAGTATCCGGCCCTCTTTATGGGGCCGTTCATTGCCGGAGCCATGCTCTTTATCTACTTGGGCCAGGCTCATGCCGAACAAGCCGCGCTAAAACAGTGGTTGATCCATCTGGCCGGGTGGTCTGTGGCTGCGGGGGTGGCGTTTATGTTGTTTTGGCCGGCCATGTGGGTCAACCCTCTTGGCCCGATAACAACCATCCTCAACGACGCCCTGCGCGCTTCCGGCAGCGCCCATCAAAAAGGCAGCTTCTTTTTGGGCCAACCCGTCCCCGACCCCGGCCTGCTCTTTTACCCTTTGGTGGCCTGGCTGCGCAGTTCGCCCCTTGTTCTGGGCGGGCTGGCGCTTTCCCTCTGGCCGCTTTTACAATCCCTGTTACGCCGTCGTAAAAAAAATATCCCCCTCTCTCTCCTCTCCCCTCCCCCTTCTCTCCTCTTTATCTCCTGCCTCTGGACCTACATTCTGCTCTACACCCTCCTGGTTACCTATGGCGGCAAAAAACAGGATCGTTACCTGCTCCCCGCCTTCCCGGCCATGATCACGCTGGCCGCAGTGGGCTATGTTTATGTATCACGCATCACGTATCACGCATCACGCATCACGCTTTATGTGCCGCGCCCCAAATGGCTTGTCCTTGTGACCCTGCTCTTGCTGCAAATCGGCCTGGTGTATCCCTCTTATCCCTACTACTTTTCTTACTATAACCCCCTGGCCGGGGGGGCGAGAGCGGCGGCGCGTTTAATTCAGGTAGGCTGGGGCGAAGGTTTGGACCAGGCCGCGGCCTACCTCAATACCCTGCCCCACGCCGAATCATCTCGCGCAACCTCCTGGTACAGCACCACCTTTGAGCCTTATTTTAAGGGCCGGGCCATTTACAAAATTGAAGAAGAGAAAATCTCGCGCAGCGCCAAGCCGGGCATTGCCGCCGACTACGTGGTATTTTACCTGAATCAAATCCAGCGCCGTTTGCCCTCCGAAGGCGTGTTGGCCTACTTTCAGCAACAGGAGCCGTTGCACACCGTTGTTCTCAACGGCCAGGAGTACGCCTGGATTTACGCCGCGCCCGGCGTGTCAAACATCCTGGCCGGTGAAGCGCGCCTGGTGGGCCAGGCCGAGTTATTGGGCTACACCTTGTCTGATGAAGCGGGCCGGCCCGTAACCGCCGCCTACCCCGAAAGCGTTGTTTTCCTCTCGCTTTATTGGGAGTGGCAGGGAAAAGCCGAAACCGAACCTATCCAACTGAGCCTGGTTGATGCCGATGGTAATACCCGGGGCTGGGGTAATCGCATTGAAACCGCGGCCCCCATCCCTTACGCCCAATGGCAGGATGGGATGATTGCGCGGGATGATTTTGCCCTGGTTATTTTTGCCGACACCCCGCCCGGCGAGTACCGGCTGGCCGCCTGGATCGAGCGGCCGGCTACGGGCGAAACCGTGGGCGTATTTCCCTTAGAAAACGAGGCGATGGTCCGGGTTGCGCCGCGC